From one Lysinibacillus sp. G4S2 genomic stretch:
- a CDS encoding YitT family protein, with product MRKITGWRWTFFIGGLMVMSLGITMSIKGKVVGTSPWDVLHVGLFQNFGLSIGVWSILTGLLIVVSTSIVLREWPKVGTWLNMLLIGSFIDVFNWILPSTNSYGLQVTYFVVGLFVLSFGCGMYIAPNMGAGPRDTLMMILVEKFGGTIKTARMGIEVFVTIVGWLLGGPVGVGTVVIALTSGYIVQYSLPYCRKVLMKCIGNVEEMKPFY from the coding sequence ATGCGAAAAATTACGGGGTGGCGGTGGACATTTTTTATTGGTGGCTTAATGGTGATGTCACTTGGAATTACAATGTCCATTAAAGGGAAAGTCGTAGGAACGAGCCCTTGGGATGTGTTGCATGTAGGTTTATTTCAGAACTTTGGTTTATCAATTGGTGTTTGGTCTATTTTAACTGGGCTTTTAATTGTTGTTTCAACTTCAATTGTTTTGCGAGAATGGCCAAAGGTAGGGACATGGCTTAATATGTTACTGATTGGGTCATTTATAGATGTTTTTAATTGGATATTGCCGTCCACCAATAGCTATGGCTTACAGGTAACATATTTTGTAGTGGGTTTATTTGTTTTAAGCTTTGGTTGTGGGATGTATATTGCACCGAATATGGGAGCGGGGCCGCGGGATACATTAATGATGATTCTTGTTGAAAAGTTTGGTGGGACAATTAAAACAGCACGAATGGGTATCGAGGTGTTTGTCACAATTGTTGGCTGGTTACTTGGTGGTCCCGTTGGCGTTGGTACGGTGGTCATTGCTTTAACATCAGGCTATATTGTGCAATATTCATTACCTTATTGTCGGAAGGTATTAATGAAGTGTATTGGCAATGTCGAGGAAATGAAACCATTCTATTAA
- a CDS encoding acetyl-CoA carboxylase biotin carboxyl carrier protein subunit, with protein MATVKASMAGTVWKIVVAEGEKVTAGQDVAILESMKMEIPIAAEEDGVVTKIIANEGDFINVDDDILEIE; from the coding sequence ATGGCAACAGTTAAAGCGAGCATGGCAGGAACAGTATGGAAAATCGTAGTAGCAGAAGGCGAGAAAGTGACAGCAGGACAAGATGTGGCAATTTTAGAGTCGATGAAAATGGAAATTCCTATTGCAGCAGAAGAAGATGGCGTTGTAACAAAAATCATTGCCAATGAAGGGGATTTCATAAACGTTGATGATGATATTTTAGAAATCGAATAA
- a CDS encoding enoyl-CoA hydratase gives MTQLVRFELLDGSIGLITLSRPEAANAMSVQLLQELSAVLDKINGDPAVRVVLLTGAGEKAFCAGADLKERKGMPDRQVKQIVQLIGATVAKVEALAQPVIAVLNGVAFGGGLELALACDLRMAATHAKIGLTETSLGIIPGAGGTQRLPRLIGIGKAKELIYTARRLNAQEAKGYGIVEYVYEGHEVLEKAQQLALEMAKNAPLSLVQAKIAMNQGVEVDLATGLKIESLAYNALIPTEDRLEGLLAFQEKREPQYVGK, from the coding sequence ATGACGCAACTCGTTCGTTTTGAATTATTAGACGGTAGCATTGGGCTTATTACACTTTCAAGACCCGAAGCTGCGAATGCCATGTCTGTACAATTACTCCAAGAACTTAGTGCAGTACTCGACAAAATTAATGGCGATCCGGCAGTGCGAGTTGTTTTACTGACAGGAGCAGGAGAAAAAGCTTTTTGCGCAGGAGCAGATTTAAAAGAACGTAAAGGGATGCCAGACCGACAAGTCAAGCAAATTGTGCAATTAATCGGTGCAACAGTAGCAAAAGTAGAAGCGCTCGCTCAGCCAGTGATTGCTGTATTAAATGGCGTTGCTTTTGGCGGTGGACTCGAACTAGCGTTAGCCTGTGATTTACGTATGGCAGCTACACATGCAAAAATAGGCCTTACGGAAACCTCTCTCGGTATTATTCCTGGAGCAGGGGGAACACAGCGACTTCCTCGGCTCATTGGCATTGGAAAAGCTAAGGAATTAATTTATACAGCACGTCGATTAAATGCACAGGAAGCAAAAGGCTACGGTATTGTCGAGTACGTTTATGAAGGACATGAAGTACTTGAAAAGGCTCAACAGCTTGCACTTGAAATGGCAAAAAATGCACCGCTTTCTTTAGTACAGGCAAAAATCGCTATGAATCAAGGTGTTGAAGTAGATTTAGCTACTGGTTTAAAAATCGAATCACTTGCATATAATGCTCTGATTCCTACAGAAGACCGTTTAGAGGGCTTGCTTGCCTTCCAAGAAAAGCGAGAACCGCAATATGTAGGGAAATAA
- a CDS encoding hydroxymethylglutaryl-CoA lyase, which produces MQLPKHVTLKEVGPRDGLQNEKTHMTTADKVQLVNLLSQTGLNYIEVTSFVHPKWIPQLADAVEVLQAIKRQKDITYAALVPNMRGLERALQADVDEVSVFMSASESHNESNINKTINETFPILEEVVVGAKAAHKKVRGYISTVIGCPYEGYIQPEKVLRVTEKLLEMGIDEISLGDTIGVGVPTQVESLLEELLKRYPAENFAMHFHDTRGTALANIVKSLEMGMTKFDSALGGLGGCPYAKGASGNVATEDLLYLLDEMGIKTGVELNKVLEATQFIEQKLGKTVASKQMAIARNERSASQL; this is translated from the coding sequence ATGCAGCTACCAAAGCATGTAACGTTAAAGGAAGTAGGTCCCCGTGACGGTTTACAAAATGAGAAGACGCATATGACAACTGCCGATAAAGTACAGCTAGTGAATTTACTTAGTCAAACTGGATTGAATTATATCGAGGTAACGTCCTTTGTGCATCCCAAATGGATTCCGCAGCTGGCAGATGCAGTGGAAGTACTACAAGCCATTAAACGCCAAAAAGATATAACGTATGCAGCACTAGTCCCGAATATGCGTGGCTTAGAACGTGCATTGCAGGCTGATGTAGATGAAGTGAGCGTTTTTATGTCGGCGAGTGAAAGTCATAATGAAAGCAATATTAATAAAACAATTAATGAAACATTTCCTATATTAGAGGAAGTAGTTGTAGGGGCAAAGGCAGCACATAAAAAAGTGCGAGGTTATATCTCAACAGTGATTGGATGCCCGTATGAAGGCTACATACAACCAGAAAAGGTTTTGCGAGTAACAGAAAAATTATTAGAAATGGGCATCGATGAAATTTCACTTGGTGACACGATTGGTGTTGGCGTACCAACACAGGTGGAAAGTCTTTTAGAGGAATTACTAAAAAGATATCCGGCAGAAAATTTTGCGATGCATTTTCATGATACACGTGGCACGGCATTGGCAAATATTGTGAAATCCTTAGAAATGGGGATGACCAAATTTGATAGTGCACTTGGTGGGCTTGGGGGCTGTCCATATGCCAAGGGAGCATCAGGCAATGTAGCCACAGAGGATTTATTGTATTTATTAGATGAAATGGGTATTAAAACAGGTGTAGAACTAAATAAAGTGCTAGAGGCGACTCAATTTATTGAACAGAAACTAGGGAAGACAGTTGCCTCTAAACAAATGGCAATTGCCCGTAATGAAAGGAGTGCCAGTCAATTATGA
- the ybaK gene encoding Cys-tRNA(Pro) deacylase has product MAKAKHAKTNAIRLLEQQKIQFEVIEYETGDGQVDGISVAEKIGHPASRVFKTLVAKASAQKLFVFVIPVAEELDLKAAAKVVGEKKIEMLAVKELLGYTGYVRGGCSPVGMKKLYPTVIDASAQVQENIIVSAGKIGMQIHVQLDDLVAVTKAKLAPITTTQE; this is encoded by the coding sequence ATGGCAAAGGCAAAGCATGCAAAGACAAATGCTATCAGATTGTTGGAGCAGCAAAAAATACAATTTGAAGTAATTGAATATGAGACGGGTGACGGCCAAGTTGACGGAATTTCGGTTGCTGAAAAAATTGGTCACCCAGCTTCTCGTGTTTTCAAAACATTAGTAGCAAAGGCAAGTGCCCAAAAGCTTTTTGTCTTTGTTATTCCTGTGGCTGAAGAGCTTGATTTAAAAGCAGCGGCCAAAGTCGTTGGCGAGAAAAAAATCGAAATGCTTGCTGTTAAAGAGCTACTCGGCTATACAGGCTATGTAAGAGGGGGTTGCTCACCAGTAGGAATGAAGAAGCTTTATCCGACAGTTATTGATGCGTCGGCTCAAGTGCAAGAAAATATTATTGTGAGCGCAGGAAAAATCGGCATGCAAATCCATGTCCAACTAGATGATTTAGTAGCTGTGACAAAGGCAAAGCTCGCACCAATTACTACTACCCAAGAATGA
- a CDS encoding acetyl-CoA carboxylase biotin carboxylase subunit, with amino-acid sequence MFKKVLIANRGEIARRVIRTCKRLNVQTVAVYSEADAGSLHVKDADEAFCIGKPPVAQSYLNIDRILEVAKESGADAVHPGYGLLSENAEFAKRCTEAGLVFIGPSADVIASMGSKLEARKTMKAAGVPIVEGVETSVKDVTEAIEIASHLGYPIMLKASAGGGGIGMQLVENAEQLAKAFEGNQKRAQSFFGDGTMYMERFIANPHHVEVQIIADHDGNVVPLFERECSIQRRNQKVVEEAPSPFISEETRTRMLDASVKAVQHIGYVNAGTIEYLVDEEQNFYFLEMNTRLQVEHPVTEEITKLDLVEEQLKIAAKQSLAFTRDSIQRDGHAIEVRIYAENPSTFFPSPGTITTFELPTGEGIRHECGVEAGTAVTPFYDPMISKLVVWGETRAIACERLIEALNAYKVEGIQTNIPMLLKTVTHEQFLKGYTTTKFVDDYYLPQLAETK; translated from the coding sequence ATGTTCAAGAAGGTTTTAATTGCAAATCGTGGAGAGATAGCTAGACGTGTTATAAGAACATGCAAACGACTAAATGTTCAAACAGTTGCGGTGTATTCCGAGGCAGATGCTGGAAGCTTACATGTTAAGGATGCTGATGAGGCGTTCTGTATTGGAAAGCCACCTGTTGCACAAAGCTATTTAAATATTGATCGTATTCTTGAAGTGGCGAAGGAAAGCGGTGCTGACGCTGTTCATCCTGGCTACGGCTTATTATCGGAAAACGCTGAATTTGCTAAACGTTGTACTGAGGCAGGCTTAGTATTTATAGGGCCAAGCGCAGACGTTATTGCTTCGATGGGTAGTAAATTAGAAGCCCGGAAAACAATGAAGGCAGCCGGTGTTCCAATTGTTGAAGGTGTAGAGACATCAGTGAAAGATGTAACAGAAGCTATTGAAATTGCTTCCCATCTAGGCTATCCGATTATGTTAAAAGCCTCTGCTGGCGGTGGGGGTATCGGGATGCAGCTAGTAGAAAATGCAGAGCAACTGGCAAAAGCATTCGAGGGGAATCAAAAGCGTGCACAGTCATTCTTCGGTGATGGCACGATGTATATGGAACGATTTATTGCTAATCCTCATCACGTCGAGGTACAAATTATTGCGGATCATGATGGCAATGTCGTACCACTATTTGAACGTGAATGCTCGATTCAGCGTAGAAATCAAAAAGTGGTTGAGGAAGCACCTTCTCCATTTATTTCTGAAGAAACAAGAACACGTATGCTAGATGCGTCAGTCAAGGCAGTTCAACATATTGGGTATGTTAATGCAGGAACGATTGAGTATTTAGTAGATGAAGAGCAAAACTTTTATTTCTTAGAGATGAATACGCGTCTACAGGTGGAGCATCCAGTGACTGAGGAAATTACGAAGCTGGATCTTGTGGAGGAGCAATTAAAGATTGCTGCAAAACAATCATTAGCATTTACACGTGACAGCATTCAAAGAGATGGGCATGCGATTGAAGTACGCATATATGCTGAAAATCCTTCGACATTTTTCCCTTCTCCAGGCACAATCACGACTTTTGAATTACCTACAGGTGAGGGGATTCGCCATGAATGTGGCGTAGAGGCAGGCACTGCGGTAACACCTTTTTATGATCCGATGATTAGCAAATTAGTAGTGTGGGGAGAAACACGTGCAATTGCGTGTGAAAGACTTATTGAAGCATTGAATGCGTATAAAGTAGAAGGAATTCAAACGAATATTCCAATGCTTTTAAAAACAGTCACACATGAACAATTTTTAAAGGGCTATACAACAACTAAATTTGTGGATGACTATTATCTACCTCAATTAGCAGAGACAAAATAA
- a CDS encoding VanZ family protein, translating to MQKNNISNVQGDAKLPLPYRALIDTYYLPIKIAGWIFFSIYSTIAFYKLVIDRLVNVVIMLVKGEYTFVELGLFDYSDWRLTTNFVPFETILRYINYSQYFNLDIIIINLLGNLLIFTPMGFLLPLLSKKYRKAWSIIFVGFLSSLAVETVQFIFRVGSTDIDDLILNTLGAWLGYLAYKSILIKPKKNR from the coding sequence ATGCAAAAAAATAACATTTCAAATGTGCAAGGTGATGCCAAGCTACCATTACCTTATCGTGCATTGATAGATACATATTATCTACCAATAAAGATAGCAGGTTGGATATTTTTCAGTATCTATTCAACTATAGCTTTTTATAAATTGGTCATTGATCGTCTAGTGAATGTAGTCATTATGTTAGTCAAGGGTGAATACACTTTTGTAGAATTAGGGCTTTTTGATTATAGTGACTGGCGATTAACAACAAATTTTGTTCCCTTTGAAACAATTCTTCGTTATATAAATTACTCCCAGTATTTTAATCTGGACATCATTATTATCAATTTGCTCGGCAATTTATTAATATTTACTCCGATGGGCTTTTTACTACCATTATTATCGAAAAAATACCGAAAAGCTTGGTCAATTATTTTTGTGGGATTTTTATCCAGCCTAGCGGTAGAAACTGTACAATTTATTTTTAGGGTTGGGTCAACAGATATTGATGACTTGATTTTAAATACGCTTGGCGCATGGCTTGGCTATTTAGCCTATAAAAGTATACTTATTAAACCTAAAAAAAATAGATAG
- a CDS encoding acyl-CoA carboxylase subunit beta, with protein MSNVSTENTAKTMKEQILAGGLPKYHDKNAQQGKLFVRERLELLLDDGLQSEDGLYANCLAGDLPADGVVTGIGKIHGRTVCILANDSTIKAGSWGKRTVEKMIRIQETAEKLNCPLLYLVDSAGARITDQLEMFPGRRGAGRIFYNQVKLSGKIPQICLLFGPSAAGGAYIPAFCDIVVMVEGNASMYLGSPRMAEMVIGEKVDLETMGGAKMHCSVSGCGDVLAKTEQEAITYARKYLSYFPNNYAERSKVETPKPPASFDKSIEELIPTNQNVPFDMYKLIERVIDEDSFCEVKKLFAPELITGLGRINGQSVGIIANQPRVKGGVLFHDSADKAAKFISLCDAFNIPLLFLADVPGFMIGTQVEKAGIIRHGAKMIFAMSEATVPKLTVIVRKAYGAGLYAMAGPAFEPDCCIALSNAQIAVMGPEAAVNAVYANKIAELPKEEQASFIAEKRKEYQEEIDVYRLASELIIDDVIEPNDLRKALESRLELYMSKYLLFSERKHGVNPV; from the coding sequence ATGAGCAATGTATCGACAGAAAATACGGCTAAAACAATGAAGGAACAAATTTTAGCAGGTGGTCTACCAAAATATCACGATAAAAATGCACAACAAGGAAAACTATTTGTACGTGAACGACTCGAATTATTATTAGATGATGGGCTTCAATCAGAGGATGGTCTGTATGCAAACTGCTTAGCGGGTGACTTACCGGCAGATGGCGTTGTAACAGGAATCGGTAAAATCCATGGTCGCACTGTTTGCATTTTAGCAAACGACTCGACGATTAAAGCTGGCTCTTGGGGTAAACGTACAGTAGAAAAAATGATCCGTATTCAAGAAACAGCAGAAAAGCTAAATTGCCCTTTACTGTATCTAGTCGATTCAGCAGGTGCACGTATTACAGATCAATTAGAAATGTTCCCTGGTCGAAGAGGAGCAGGGCGTATTTTCTATAATCAGGTAAAGCTTTCAGGTAAAATTCCTCAAATATGCTTACTGTTTGGACCTTCGGCAGCAGGAGGTGCATATATCCCTGCATTCTGCGATATCGTAGTGATGGTGGAAGGTAATGCATCGATGTATTTAGGGTCTCCACGTATGGCGGAGATGGTTATCGGTGAGAAGGTAGATTTAGAAACGATGGGTGGAGCGAAAATGCACTGTTCCGTTTCTGGTTGCGGAGATGTGCTCGCAAAAACGGAGCAGGAAGCTATTACTTATGCGCGTAAATATTTAAGCTATTTTCCAAATAACTATGCAGAGCGCAGTAAGGTTGAGACACCGAAGCCACCAGCTTCATTTGATAAGTCTATTGAAGAACTAATACCAACAAATCAAAACGTTCCATTTGATATGTATAAGTTAATTGAACGTGTTATTGATGAAGATTCGTTCTGTGAAGTGAAAAAATTATTCGCTCCAGAATTAATTACAGGGCTTGGGCGCATTAATGGGCAATCGGTTGGAATTATCGCCAATCAACCGCGCGTAAAGGGAGGCGTTTTGTTCCACGATTCGGCTGATAAAGCAGCAAAGTTCATTTCACTTTGCGATGCGTTTAATATTCCTCTTCTTTTCCTTGCAGATGTACCAGGCTTTATGATTGGTACGCAAGTTGAAAAAGCTGGGATTATACGCCATGGAGCAAAAATGATTTTTGCGATGAGCGAGGCGACTGTTCCTAAATTAACGGTTATTGTTCGTAAAGCATATGGTGCTGGGCTATATGCAATGGCTGGTCCTGCTTTTGAGCCAGACTGCTGTATTGCGCTATCCAACGCACAAATTGCTGTAATGGGCCCTGAAGCTGCAGTCAATGCAGTTTACGCAAATAAAATTGCTGAACTTCCAAAAGAAGAGCAGGCAAGCTTTATTGCAGAGAAACGCAAGGAATATCAAGAGGAAATCGATGTCTACCGTCTAGCTTCAGAGCTTATCATTGACGATGTTATTGAGCCAAATGATTTAAGAAAAGCACTTGAATCACGTTTAGAGCTTTATATGTCCAAGTATTTATTATTCTCAGAGCGCAAGCATGGAGTAAATCCAGTATAA